A single window of Vanessa atalanta chromosome 27, ilVanAtal1.2, whole genome shotgun sequence DNA harbors:
- the LOC125074321 gene encoding acyl-CoA-binding domain-containing protein 5, whose amino-acid sequence MSLEEKFNAAVNVIKSLPKSGSYQPSNDIMLKFYSFYKQALEGPCNKDKPGFWDVVNRAKWEAWKKLGDMSSEEAMQLYVNELHKIVETMSYNRDVASFLLVSDEEDGFPSADLQLVAGDILARCRNDSLENSPIYSRSVSSASSPTQDASPPRVRHDSDDEFIDTVDDTVNEIEPVRTQSPPRLSNGHAYQITSQLTHLKVLEQLPGVLARLEADVAALRKAVEGDRRILDQVSRGWRWPWQELSPPTLILIAVWPFIAYRIASRLQRRNT is encoded by the exons GATCATACCAGCCTAGCAATGATATTATGCTGAAATTCTACAGTTTCTACAAACAAGCACTAGAGGGGCCATGCAATAAGGATAAGCCAGGATTTTGGGATGTTGTCAACAG AGCGAAATGGGAGGCTTGGAAGAAATTGGGCGACATGTCGTCGGAAGAAGCGATGCAGCTGTACGTTAATGAGTTACATAAG atagtgGAAACGATGTCGTATAACAGAGATGTCGCTTCCTTCCTCTTGGTCAGTGATGAAGAAGACGGTTTCCCAAGCGCAGACCTGCAACTGGTGGCCGGTGATATCCTCGCGAGGTGTCGGAATGATTCGCTTGAGAATTCGCCCATAT ATTCCCGCTCAGTGAGCAGCGCGTCGTCGCCCACGCAGGACGCGAGTCCGCCGCGCGTGCGGCACGACTCCGACGACGAGTTCATCGACACCGTCGACGATACTGTC AACGAGATCGAACCCGTCCGAACACAGAGTCCCCCCCGTCTCAGCAACGGCCACGCGTATCAGATAACTTCTCAACTTACAC ATCTGAAGGTGCTGGAACAGTTGCCAGGCGTTCTCGCGAGACTAGAAGCGGACGTGGCTGCTCTCAGGAAAGCAGTGGAAGGCGACAGGAGGATATTGGAC CAAGTTTCCCGTGGCTGGCGGTGGCCGTGGCAAGAGTTGAGTCCACCGACGCTGATCCTCATCGCCGTGTGGCCTTTTATTGCATATCGCATCGCGTCCCGCCTGCAGCGCAGAAACACTTAA